In Thioalkalivibrio paradoxus ARh 1, the following are encoded in one genomic region:
- the htpX gene encoding protease HtpX, protein MKRIMLFLGTNLAIIVVLSITLRILGVERILDEQGVGLNLNALLVFAAVFGFGGSFISLAISKWMAKRTMSVHVIEEPRNATEQWLLETVRRQARAAGIGMPEVGIYDSPDPNAFATGMSRNNALVAVSTGLMRSMSQGEVEAVLGHEVGHVANGDMVTLALIQGVVNTFVIFLARVLGHFVDRVVFKNEQGHGPAFWITTIVAEILLAILASIIVMWFSRQREFRADEAGAKLAGRDQMIGALESLARASGRPVDMPDQMAAFGIRGGVPQGIKRLFMTHPPIEERIMALKGMRG, encoded by the coding sequence ATGAAACGTATCATGCTGTTTTTAGGCACCAACCTTGCCATCATCGTGGTGCTGAGCATCACGCTGCGCATCCTTGGGGTGGAGCGCATTCTCGACGAGCAGGGCGTGGGTCTGAACCTGAATGCGCTGCTGGTCTTCGCGGCGGTATTCGGTTTCGGCGGGTCGTTCATCTCGCTGGCCATTTCCAAGTGGATGGCCAAGAGGACGATGAGCGTGCATGTGATCGAGGAGCCGCGCAACGCCACCGAGCAATGGCTGCTCGAGACCGTTCGGCGGCAGGCCCGGGCGGCCGGCATCGGCATGCCCGAGGTGGGAATCTACGATTCGCCCGACCCGAACGCCTTCGCCACCGGCATGAGCCGGAACAACGCGCTGGTCGCGGTCAGCACCGGGTTGATGCGCAGCATGAGCCAGGGCGAGGTCGAGGCGGTACTCGGTCACGAGGTGGGCCATGTCGCCAACGGCGACATGGTGACTCTGGCGCTGATCCAGGGGGTCGTGAACACCTTCGTGATCTTCCTCGCGCGGGTGCTGGGGCATTTCGTGGACCGGGTCGTGTTCAAGAACGAGCAGGGCCACGGGCCGGCGTTCTGGATCACCACCATCGTCGCCGAGATTCTGCTGGCGATCCTGGCGTCGATCATCGTGATGTGGTTCTCGCGCCAGCGCGAGTTCCGGGCCGACGAGGCCGGCGCGAAGCTGGCGGGCCGCGATCAGATGATCGGCGCGCTCGAGTCGCTGGCGCGGGCTTCCGGCCGGCCGGTCGACATGCCCGATCAGATGGCCGCCTTCGGGATCCGCGGTGGCGTGCCGCAGGGGATCAAGCGGCTGTTCATGACCCATCCGCCGATCGAGGAGCGGATCATGGCGC